Below is a window of Pseudoalteromonas undina DNA.
GGGTTTCGCGCGATTTTGAACATCGCGGATTGTGATAAATAGTAACTGACATAAAAAGTACATCCAAAGTATAAATTGCGGCTATTTTAGGTGAACTCACTAAAGACTTAAAGCCTTGCTAGCTCTTTTTGCAATAACCGATATTGTGTGAGTAACGCTTTTAAACGTTGTTGTTTTACATTTTCATTTGGCTCAACAAAATTAAGTGCTTTTTGTATTTCGTCAGCTGCTTTTAAATATGCGCCATATTGCGATAACACATCGGCGTTAGCTTCGTGATATGCGGCTAATTTTTCTTGTTTTTTATAGGCGTCGGTCAAAAGCTGCTTACCCAAACTATGATCTGGCTTCTCCAATAAAAACGATTTTAATACATTTTCGGCTAACTCATATTGCTCAGCTTCCAACGCGGCATTTGCATAATTTAAAGTGATCACTTGGTTGTTTGGCCGATAGTTATTTAATTCACTTAAATAACTAACTGCTTTAGCTGCTTTTTTTTGTGCAATGAGTAAATCTGTTTTTGTATCAATATAAAATAAGTTTTTAGGATCGCTAGCTAATAGCTCGTCCAAGATAGGCTGCGCTTCCTCCGTTTTCTTTTGATCGATTAAGCTGATAGCTAATCCATATTGTAACGCTACGTTGTTATAAGTATTTTCGCGCATTAACTTTCTAAATAGGGCCTCTGCAATTTCTGGCTTGTTATCGTAACGTGCCAGTACACGGCTTTTAGCTAAATTAAAATCCAGGCTAGAGCCTACTTGGCGTTTTGGATATTGCTCGGCGCGCAAACGTACATCCGACACGCGGCTTTCTGGCAGCGGGTGAGTCAGTAGAAATGCCGGGGGTTTATATTTATAGCGAATTTGCGCTGCAAGCTTAGTTAAAAATTCACTGGAAGCTCGGGCGTCAAACCCCGCATTGTTAAGGGTTTGCATACCAATTCTATCGGCTTCTTGTTCCGCAGAGCGGCTATGGGTGAGTTGGCTAAATGCCGACTGGGTTTGGCTGGCTGAAATAATCGCCATACCTGCATCTGGGGCTACAACGGCTGCTAAAATACCGGCTATCATACCGGCAATGGTTAGACCGCTATTGTCTTGTTGTTGCTGAATACGCCTTGCTAAGTGGCGTTGTGTTACGTGCGCAATTTCGTGACCAAGCACTGAAGCAAATTGACTTTCGTTATCGGCTTGAGCAATTAAGCCTGTATGCACACCTACATGACCGCCATAAAATGCAAAAGCATTAATTTCAGGGTTATTTAACCAAAAAAAAGAAAAGCCAAAGCGTACATCATTGGCGTTCGCAACCAACTTTCGGCCTAAGGTTGTTAGGTATTCATCAAGCACCGGATCGTTAATTAATGGCGAAGAACCTCTGATCTGCATCATCATCACTTCACCAATTGCCTTTTCTTTCTCCAATGGTAAAGCCTGCAGCGCAGACGTGCCTAAGTCGGGCAGTTGAAGGTTGGTTTGTGCCTTTAACGGCTCACTCATTAGCAGGCTAAATGTAAGCACTGCACTGCATAAAGTGATAAAGGCTGATTTTAGCTGCATTATATTCCTTGTTTATTTTTTATCAGAGGCACTAGTTGGATCATCGGTGTATAAACGGCTGTCCTTTTCACATAGTTGGTAAAACGACTTTATTGTGACCCCATCAACCTTAACAATGTTCAATTGAGTTTGTAAAAAAGCAATAATTTTATGAACTACTTTATGTGAATGTAAAATAAGTGCCTTGTCTGCTTCATCGCCTTGGTCTAAGTAAAAACCAATAAATTTGTGTAATTGATTAATGCGAATAACGGTTTTCATGGTCAATGGATCCCATAATATAAATTCCATTGACTCATCATGTCGAGCGTATCTATCGATGGTAGTATCATGGGAAAAAGGGAACGCTTGTAGTTCAAAACCGCGCTCGGTAAATACTTGATGCAACGAAATTCGTGGCTTGTTATTACTTTCTTTCTCAAAAAGCTCGTTTGGGTCGATACCCAGCGCCTCTAGATTCCAATTGCGTTTATCGATGATACGCTTAATGGCATTATCAAAGCCGTGATCTAAAATACTTTCACATTCACTTACCGACGAAGCTACTAAATGATAAAAATGCGGCAGCTCCCCCCAATTAATTTGTTTTTTAAACCAATTAATTTCTTTGAGAGTTGGATTGCTAGGCAATTGCGCTTTATTATGCGAATTAGGCATTAACGTATCCTTTTAGCTAACTATGCTATAAGGATAAACCATTGCAGAGGTTGTTTTAAGAAAAAGTTAAATTTAACTGCGGTTAATCTTAGTTAGCCCAGGTATAGGACTTATTATTAATGTGAACAGGTAGTGAAACGAGTATGCTAGAGCTAGATTTGCGCGCTTATAAATGCCCTCAGCAATTTATTCAGTTTAAATTAGGGCTGCGTGAGGCAATATCGTTAAAACAAGCAATTACCTTTAATATCTCAAGCGAGCAAAATACAGATGATATTGAACGATATTTGCAAAAAAAAATGTATTATTACAAGTTAAATAAACAACAAGCGTTGTTATTAGTGGAGCCGTTGCGTGTTTGAATATGTAAAAGCATGGTATGAAAAAAAGTTTTCTGATCCTAATTCAGTAACTT
It encodes the following:
- a CDS encoding M48 family metalloprotease; this translates as MQLKSAFITLCSAVLTFSLLMSEPLKAQTNLQLPDLGTSALQALPLEKEKAIGEVMMMQIRGSSPLINDPVLDEYLTTLGRKLVANANDVRFGFSFFWLNNPEINAFAFYGGHVGVHTGLIAQADNESQFASVLGHEIAHVTQRHLARRIQQQQDNSGLTIAGMIAGILAAVVAPDAGMAIISASQTQSAFSQLTHSRSAEQEADRIGMQTLNNAGFDARASSEFLTKLAAQIRYKYKPPAFLLTHPLPESRVSDVRLRAEQYPKRQVGSSLDFNLAKSRVLARYDNKPEIAEALFRKLMRENTYNNVALQYGLAISLIDQKKTEEAQPILDELLASDPKNLFYIDTKTDLLIAQKKAAKAVSYLSELNNYRPNNQVITLNYANAALEAEQYELAENVLKSFLLEKPDHSLGKQLLTDAYKKQEKLAAYHEANADVLSQYGAYLKAADEIQKALNFVEPNENVKQQRLKALLTQYRLLQKELARL